CGCATCGCCGCCCAGCAGTTTGGGACGAGAAGCATAAATGGTGGCGAAAAACAGATGGGCGCCGCCGAAGAAATAACCTTCATCCAATTCGATCACCCGCTGCATCATCAGTTGTACCCGCGGCAGATCGGCCAGGGCATCGGTGTCGGTCAAATTGAGATTGATCCAATTGGCCCAGTTGTTGGCGGTCCAGAACAGAGCAGGTACATCGCTCTTATCGAATTTTTTTAGAGCCGTCGCCAAACGGTCGAGCTCGCCGCTGAGTGCTGGCTGGAACAAGGGATTTTTCTTGAGGATTTTGAAGCCATAATCTCTACCGCGCAGGTAAAGCGATTTAGCTCGCTCTGGATCCTGGTCTTCGACGAAACCCAGCGCATAAGAGGCGAATCCCTGGCAGGCCAGCAGCAAGAATTTTTCATTATTGGGATCGCTCTTGATCAGCCCTTCCAGCAACTTCAAATCCGAGGCGATGGCTTGCTCGGCCAATTGGAGAT
This genomic window from candidate division KSB1 bacterium contains:
- a CDS encoding TRAP transporter TatT component family protein, which produces MSALFEESDLQLAEQAIASDLKLLEGLIKSDPNNEKFLLLACQGFASYALGFVEDQDPERAKSLYLRGRDYGFKILKKNPLFQPALSGELDRLATALKKFDKSDVPALFWTANNWANWINLNLTDTDALADLPRVQLMMQRVIELDEGYFFGGAHLFFATIYASRPKLLGGDA